DNA from Geobacter sulfurreducens PCA:
AGGATGCCGTGGCCGGGGATCAGGTGTTCCCTGCCGTGGCCGTAGTCGGAGAAGTGGATGTTCCTGATGCGGCCCGAATTGTAGCAGTGGTAGAAGTCATTGATGAAGTTGGCCTTGCCCGATCCCATGTGGGTGGTGTCGAAGGTCATGTAGAGATTGCGCTCCTGGATAAATTCGATCAGTTTCTCGGTATTCGAGAGGATGTGAGGGTTCACCCGGAAGCGGGTTCCCACCCACGGCATGTTCTCCAGGGTCACGATGACCGTTTCCCGCCCCACCTCTTTCTGGAAGTCCATCACCCGGTAGAGCCAGCGCCAGAAGCCGATCTCGAATCCCATCCACGAGGGGGGATGGAAGTTGACGAGCGGTATTCCCGCGCCCGCCGCCAGTTCCACGCAACGCTCCAGGGAGTCGATGGGGCCGCCCCATCCGTCAAGAGGCATGAATGGGGCGTGGATGGAGTTGATGGGGAGGATTTCGGCCAGTTCTTCAATGAGTTTGCGACAGTTGACCTTCTGAAAGTCCTGGTTGATGATGAGCTCGACGCCGTCGAATCCCGCTTCCCGGGCGATCCGCATGACTTTCCCCAGGGGAAAGGTGAAGAGCGTGCCGGTGGAAAGAGAGATCCGCATCGTGTCTATCCCTGCCCGGTAATGGTGGTGTAGACCAGCCGCTGAAGAGTCCCCACCGCTTCGATGCCTGCCTTGAGTTCATCTTCCTCCTGCTCGGTCAGTCTCGCCGTATCCACGTAAATGCCGGAGGCCTCACCGCCCATGGCGGCGCGCCTCCGGCCGAAGCAGTGGCAGGCGCGCAGCAACCGCTCGGCCAGATCCACATCCATGTGCCCCTTCCGGAGCAGTGCCCGGATGCGCTCGATGGTGCCCGTTTCCGGTATCTCCGCGTGGACCGCCAGAACCCTGACGTTGGCTACCAGGGGGGAGATGCCGTAGTAGCCCAGGTTGAACATTCCCCGCGACTCACCAATCCGCTCCGTCCTGAATCTGCCGAAAAAGTCGAATCCCGAGGGCATCATGGATATGTGCCGTGCCGTCTCCCGGAACTGGTCCCTGTGAAAGGCGAGCATGGACCGGACCAGGTTGTTCATTCCCTCGGCCAGGGCGGAGTCGCCGGCTACGCAGCGCAAATCGGTGAGCCCGATAAGCCATCCCAGGTCGCCGTCCCCTTCCGTAACCCGGCTGGTGATCCGTTTGCGCCAATCGGTCATGCTTCCCCGCCATGCTGCGCCGACCGGAGTGACTCCGCCGGGGCTGGCAAGGCCCAATCGTTCCAGGATGCCGGCAGCCCGTCCGGCCAGGCCCACGAAGAACGAGGTCTCTTCGGGGGCCTCCCCGTCGTGGATGACGGCAAAGTCCGCTGCTCCCGAAAGGCCCGCTTCGCCGCGCCCCAAGGCGCCCAGGGCGAGCCAGGCCCAGCCGACAGCCGGAGCTGCCGGACCGTGCTCTTCCATCCAGCGGAAAGCGAGCTGGAGCGCTCTCCGTGTCAGGTAGTCCGTCATGGTGGTACAGAGGATGTCGAAGGCCGGCACCGAGCCGCGTTGGCGAAAGTATTCGGCTGCCTTCTCCGCCAGTTGCCGTTGAAGGTCGATGAGGCCGTTCACGTCGGTGGCTGTTTCAGTCTCGGCAAGCAGACGGGGAAAGTCCTGGCCGAAGGCATCCTCGAAGGCGAGCTCTTTGTCGAGGGCTTCGGTCACTCCCTTGAGCAAACGGCATTCGCCGCCGGGGGGGAGGCTCTTGAGTCTGGCGAAGAGGTCGCGGCGCATCCCTTCCAGGAAGTCCGCGGTTCCCCGGCGGCTAAGGACATCGTCATTTTTTACCGCGAGAAAGAGCGGCATGGCGTCTCCTTGTTCCGTGCGTCAGTCCATGTGGCCGTGAACCTGTTCAGCCAGGAAGCGACGCACCGCTTCTGGGGGCGGCGGCGTGAGCAGCGACACGACAATCATGACTCCTATCACCAGCGGCGCGCCGATCAGGGCCGATGAGGTGAGGGGGAAGACCTTCGCCACCGCCGGTACCAGGCCACCGAACAGGGGGGTGGAGAAGGTGATGAGGACGCCGGTCAGCATTCCGGCGATGACACCGTGGCGGTTGGCGCGGCTCCACCAGATTCCCAGGAGAAAGGCGGGGAAGATCGTGTTGCCGGCCAGGGCGAAGGCGACGGCCGTGATCTCGGCGATGAGCCCTGGCGGGTTCAGTGCGATGGCCAGGACGATCGCCGCAAGGACCACCACCGCACCCTTGGCCAGGGCCATCTTGGAACCCTCGGAGGCACGGGGGTTGATGAGGCGGTAATAGATATCGTGGGAAAGGGATGCCGCGCCGGTGATGAGCAGTCCCGCCACTGTGAAAAAGGCGGCGCTCATGGCGCCGGCGGCCAGGATGCCGATCATCCAGGAGGGAAGCCCTCCCATGACTGCGGTCTTGATCACGATGATGTCGGCCATCTTGCCGGCGGCCACCGGCGGGGGGGCCATGCCGGAGCGGGCCTCCAGCAGCCGGGCGAAGACGGCGTAGGCGGGAGCCGACCAGTAGATGAGAGCGATGAAGAACAGGCCCCAGACCAGGCTCCACCGGGCGTCGCGAATGTTTGGGACCACGTAGAAGCGCGACAGGACGTGGGGAAGACCGGCGGTGCCAACCATAAGGGTGAAGCAGAGGGCCACCCACTGGAAGAGGCCGGCCGAGGCGAAGGGGGCTGCGAAGTTGATGCCGAACTCGCGCTTGAGGTCCTGGATGGCAACGCCGTAGCCGAACTGGGGGAGTACCCAGAAGTAGCCGAGCTTATGAGCCAGGGCCATGAGAGGGAGGATGAACGAGACAATGAGCAGGGTGTACTGGAGCTGCTGGTTGCGGGCCACCCCCAGCATTCCCGAAAGAATTACGTACCCCACCGCCACGGTGGCGCCCAGAATGACTCCGGTGCGGTAGTCGGTGGCGAAGAGCCAGCCGAAGAGCATGCCGATTCCCTTGAACTGAGCCGTGCAGTAGATCACCGAAATAGTAATGGAAATGGCCGCCGAGATGAGGCGCGCGCCCGGCGACGCATACCGGTCCCCCACGAAGTCCGGGGCCGTGTACTTGCCGAAGCGGCGAATCTGGCCGGCCATGAGGACCAGCAGCAGCACGTAGCCGCCGGTCCAGCCTATGACGTACGCAAGGGCGTAGTAGCCCTGGAGGTAGAGAAGGCCGCCCATGCCCAGGAAGCTGGCCGCGCTCATCCAGTTGCTGGCAATGGCGGCACCCCCGCCGATCCGGCCGATGTAGCGCCCGCCGAAGCCGTAGTCTCCCGCTTCCCGCGCCCGTGCCCGCAGCCCGGTAATGATGAAGGTGGCCAGGGCAGCCGTCACGATAAGGAGGGGGACGAGATTCGCGTCAGTCATGGCTGCGGTCCCTCCTGCGGCTGTGCTGCTCGGTGTGCCGGTCTATGTAGATGTTGAAGAGGACGCAAAGAATGATGAACCAGAGGGGGAGGAACTGGCCCGTGAACCAGAAATGCCAGGGAAAGGAGAGAAAGGTGAGCCTGGTGAGTATGCCTTCGCCATCAGGCGACTGGGCCAGGAGCGCCAGTACGCCCTGGAAGCCGAAGTTGGCCACGGCCCATCCCACCAGCACGGCGGCGATGATGGCCACCTCGCCGGTCATGTAGCCTTTTCTCGGACGGAAGAAGTTTACGTCGCAAAGTTTTTGCGGATCGTTCATGGGCTGTGCCCTCCCGGGCGCGGGCTGTAGCCGGCCACGCGCATCACAATGCATTGTATCATTAATAGGTCTCCTGTCAGGCGCCGTTTCCCGGGCGCTTCATGACCTCCCGCAGCACTGCCGTGGCATAGCTTCCCCGGGGCAGCGAGAACCGGAGCACCAGGTCTTCCTCCTCGCAGGATAGCTCGGGTCCCTCCAGGGGAACCCTCAGGGGGCGGCGCTCCCCCTCCATCCGCAGCCCGCCGGCCAGGTTGAAGGCTGCCGGCGTGAGTCCCGCCGCATCGAGAATGCTC
Protein-coding regions in this window:
- a CDS encoding sodium:solute symporter family protein, which encodes MTDANLVPLLIVTAALATFIITGLRARAREAGDYGFGGRYIGRIGGGAAIASNWMSAASFLGMGGLLYLQGYYALAYVIGWTGGYVLLLVLMAGQIRRFGKYTAPDFVGDRYASPGARLISAAISITISVIYCTAQFKGIGMLFGWLFATDYRTGVILGATVAVGYVILSGMLGVARNQQLQYTLLIVSFILPLMALAHKLGYFWVLPQFGYGVAIQDLKREFGINFAAPFASAGLFQWVALCFTLMVGTAGLPHVLSRFYVVPNIRDARWSLVWGLFFIALIYWSAPAYAVFARLLEARSGMAPPPVAAGKMADIIVIKTAVMGGLPSWMIGILAAGAMSAAFFTVAGLLITGAASLSHDIYYRLINPRASEGSKMALAKGAVVVLAAIVLAIALNPPGLIAEITAVAFALAGNTIFPAFLLGIWWSRANRHGVIAGMLTGVLITFSTPLFGGLVPAVAKVFPLTSSALIGAPLVIGVMIVVSLLTPPPPEAVRRFLAEQVHGHMD
- a CDS encoding putative nucleotidyltransferase substrate binding domain-containing protein, whose protein sequence is MPLFLAVKNDDVLSRRGTADFLEGMRRDLFARLKSLPPGGECRLLKGVTEALDKELAFEDAFGQDFPRLLAETETATDVNGLIDLQRQLAEKAAEYFRQRGSVPAFDILCTTMTDYLTRRALQLAFRWMEEHGPAAPAVGWAWLALGALGRGEAGLSGAADFAVIHDGEAPEETSFFVGLAGRAAGILERLGLASPGGVTPVGAAWRGSMTDWRKRITSRVTEGDGDLGWLIGLTDLRCVAGDSALAEGMNNLVRSMLAFHRDQFRETARHISMMPSGFDFFGRFRTERIGESRGMFNLGYYGISPLVANVRVLAVHAEIPETGTIERIRALLRKGHMDVDLAERLLRACHCFGRRRAAMGGEASGIYVDTARLTEQEEDELKAGIEAVGTLQRLVYTTITGQG
- a CDS encoding DUF4212 domain-containing protein, whose amino-acid sequence is MNDPQKLCDVNFFRPRKGYMTGEVAIIAAVLVGWAVANFGFQGVLALLAQSPDGEGILTRLTFLSFPWHFWFTGQFLPLWFIILCVLFNIYIDRHTEQHSRRRDRSHD
- a CDS encoding sugar phosphate isomerase/epimerase family protein; protein product: MRISLSTGTLFTFPLGKVMRIAREAGFDGVELIINQDFQKVNCRKLIEELAEILPINSIHAPFMPLDGWGGPIDSLERCVELAAGAGIPLVNFHPPSWMGFEIGFWRWLYRVMDFQKEVGRETVIVTLENMPWVGTRFRVNPHILSNTEKLIEFIQERNLYMTFDTTHMGSGKANFINDFYHCYNSGRIRNIHFSDYGHGREHLIPGHGILPLTRFLNHLRSTDYADTLTLELSPEEFPRDERIIVESLREILQYLRRETSPA